The window GTAACATAAATTTTCACAAATCTGAGCCCCATATTctctctaaattttaaaaacttttcaatatttttattacagAACTACCGAGTTCGTGAAATGGAACAAATGACTACAGTATACAGCATGAAAACCGTAAACATAAAGACGTAACCCTAAAAGCCTGGAAatgctaaactttttttaaagggCGTTCCACGAAGGTTTAAGACGACCGCGAAAAAAATTGCTCCTTATATAACTGATTTCTTTTCTTGTAGTCTGTATCCCTCTGCCTTGAAGTTTTGACACCCTTAAgtgcattattattatttaaagtcAACGAAGACACCGAATTTAACTTTACTCCAATTTCTTGCATAAATAACACcggtaaaaacatttatatccTTGTCcagtcaaaaacaaaattagaaaactaaaactaaactcttttttttataatctcAAAAGGATGGCTTCTTCTTTTTCATTAACAACGCCAAGTTTAAATTGacgtgtatttttaaaaatcaaataaactTCAACAcagtacaaaaaataaaacaaattatagTAAGTTTATGTGAAGGTAAGTCCTGCTTCGGAGTACGTGTTGAAGATTTTCTCCAACGCAACAACATAACCAGCAGCTCGCATATCTAATCCTAAGTTGTATTCCTGGCCTGTTTGCATGATacgctgaaacaaaaaaatacagagTAAAGAGTTAGGAgttagtaaaaaaagatttaacgaTTCTGGGTTTCTATAAAAGCCTGACGCTACAAAATGTTTAGTTCCTTAAGATACAAGATTAAGCATCCAGTGAATTTGAAAAAGTCCACTTACGTTTGCTGAACGTTCCATTGTAAACGCAAGACCAGAATGAACAATGTCTTTTTCAGATGCTCCCTATACAAATACACATATGATAACATTACGATGGACTCAACCTtgctttaaaaaactttcattaaaaaacCAAAACGCGGACCAGCTTAAAAAATTACCTTaatttggtttttaaaattagCAGTAGGTGTGATGGGAATATTAGCACCGAAATGGTCCCCTAAAGACTGCTGGACAGAATCAAGCAGATGGTAGTTGGAGTCCTCCTCATACTTCCACGTCAAACGACCATATGAAACATGGTTTAGGTTTTTCAACCATTCAAAGTAGGATACCGTAACACCCCCGGCGTTTATGTACAGATCAGGAATGACAAGACGTTTGCGTTCTTGTAAAATCTTATCGGCTGCTGGAGTGGTCGGACCATTAGCACCTTCGGCAATgatctaaaaaaagaaacaaaataccaTAGATAATTGACTTACTGATAGGGATAAGGCTTACGCATGCATAAGGACCTCAAAATGCATAAAGATGCTGAAATGTTTGACAACAGTAAAAATCACGAACTTTTACCTTGGCTTTGATGAGATGAGCATTTTTCGAAGTGATCTGTCGCTCGTTAGCAGCTGGTACAAGAATGTCGCACTCGGCCTGCATTAAGTCTTCTTTGGTATCAGTCGCTCCAGGAAAGCCAACGATGGTTCCAGCTTCCTAAAAACGTGTACACAGCCTCAATTTGTCAgcaaatttacacaaaatttacACATAAAAGCGGATTTTTTTTGGGGGGAGGGGAGTTGGGGACGAGCTACTACGCCATATATTATAACTAGGCCACGAAATAACCACAGAGGGGAGAAACACAAATgaaatgatatatttttaaaaacaagattttctgaaaatttattGTGCCTAGCCTCGGTTTACCTGAAAAGCACTTTTCAattcatatttatatattatttataatttGCCAAGTTGAAGTACCTTCAATCCTGGTCTCATGCTTTGTAAGACTGTTTCTTGAAAGATACGTGTGTAAAGGGAAAACAGTATCCTGACATTGGTAATAATGCAAGCAAGTACATCGCGATAATTTTAAGTTCGCTATGAACCTGCTGTACTATATCGAAACAAGTCGCAAATTCGGCATGGTTAAAACGAGCTGCATCGCAGAAGTTATTTTTACGCGTTGCTTATTCGTTAGACGCCAACCGCATCTAGCTTGCTGcgctgttaaaaaaaacaaacgaaaaaacaaacaaataagcaaacaaacacacaaacaaGCAAACGAAGGTGCATTTATTAATTACCAGTTTGTAATCTTCGAGAGCTTTTGGATCAATGCCGTCTGGGTTTTTAATACTGCCATCGTATTCAATAATTCCCACGCATTTAGCACCAAATCGATGAAGGTAACGACAGGTATGCAATCCTACGTTACCAAATCCCTGTACAACAAATGTCTTGCCTTTAAGACCAGGTTCTAGTCCAATCAAATTCATGTAATACTCATCACGAATGAAATTGTCTATCCCATGGTAAACACCCTGAAAGCAGAAAAAAAAACTGATAGATATTTGCTTGAAAATTGAGATTTAGCAGACATTTAACAAGAAACATAATAAGAAGATTAGCGTTAAAACGTAAAAACTTAACAAAATCTTGGAAATATCGACGCTGCGATGTCTAACAATAACCAAATTTTTCTCAGCATGGAAAAGACATGGTAAAAAGCATCAAGAAAAATGCACATACCTTATTATTAGGCAGGGTCGCTAATTCGAAGAAAGGACTTATTAAAGTTATACGCATACTAACGTCAAACGAATAAACGGATGATACTATGTAATTTTATAATAACAAGAAAGAAGATATTGTTTTAATAATAACGTCAAAAAAGGTTTCATTTAAGAGTTGGCTTCAAACTCGACCATAATAACAAGAAAAAAGGATAACCGTCATTACGCTTCTATCACCCAAGTTTATAGCTAAGTTCCATAACCAGAGGGGCACTACATCCAGAAGAGGAGAAGTAACTATCGTAAGAAGAAAagctattttattaattttgcaaaaattaaattttgcaagaaTCAAACTTCGCAAATGATTAGAAAGCGATTTCGTAAAaacttaatttcgcgaatttgcgCAAAATTACCTCGCAAATATTTATTCTCTTAAGAAAGTTTTTGGATGAAGAACAGCGTGTAGACTGAAGATTTAGCTTGCTCCTTTTTTTCCCAACTGTTCAAAACGCGTAAAAAAGAATAAACCCTgccataataaaataatttttttccttaagtTTTAAAGAAAGCAAATTAACTTACCCTTCCTGTCGCGGACACACGTCCGTGGATACCTCCTTGACTAATAGGCTTTCCAGTAACACAACCAGATGCATTAATATTACCATACCCAAGAGTCATTGCGAATGTGTCTGCCATCCAACTCATTTCCTTTTCACCAGTTCCCATGTCGGGGGCAGGAACATCGATACCAGGACCAATGAATCCTTTACGAGCAAGCTCGACCGTAAAACGTCTTGTAATTTTCTCAATCTCGTGCTCCTGAAATtgaaatataataatattaCAACACATTTCAGAATACAATAGAACTAGAGTGTCATCAAGTCAATAAATCAGTACATTTGTCTAATTACAAATGTTGTTTTACAACATCATATGGTGGCCACAGAAGATTTGAAGTAGAATCCCAGACTTGCCTAAGACTTTATAAAAAATTCGATGATTTCTGAATATAATTCTTGTGGTTGCATCAAAATAACTGAAACAAGTAATCTAGTTTATATGAGTGCATCCCACAAAACATAAACCATATGCTAATAATGTAAATTCTATGACTTTTCAAAATAAAACGAAATTTCGTGAGTTTTCCATAACTTTGGGAATTACCATGACCCAGTTTTCCAAAGCATCTTGAAGAATATATGTGGATATTGATTAAAATGTCAATGGAGCCAAACTGACCGTTGGGAAGAGGAGCCAATCTGACCTTTAGGCAGGGGAGCTAATCTGAACATTATGCATGGGAGAAAATCCAACTTTTAGGTAGGTGTTCCAATCTGATCTTCAGGCAGGTCTCAATATCAGGATTGGTCAATTGTTTAGTCTCATGCTTAACCTGAGTTAGTGAGTCTGCCATACTACAAACcatatatacattttaactttgattgtaaacaaaataataccTTGTTTTATGATCccaataaatctttttaaaataatacatgcaaattatttttattacgaACAATGTCCAAAATTAAAG is drawn from Hydractinia symbiolongicarpus strain clone_291-10 chromosome 8, HSymV2.1, whole genome shotgun sequence and contains these coding sequences:
- the LOC130654272 gene encoding glutamate dehydrogenase, mitochondrial-like, with the translated sequence MFRNVQSLVRHSRQLPIAKKSYARISTTIPKSNTAAADSDGEPDFLEMVSIYAENAHAIALDKLLSRKPAPGKKLEEYSYREKHIKGILNIIKPTNTALAVTFPLQRDNGEIEMVKGYRAQHSHHRLPCKGGIRYALDVDMDEVKALAMLMTFKCAVVDVPFGGAKGGIAINKSDYSEHEIEKITRRFTVELARKGFIGPGIDVPAPDMGTGEKEMSWMADTFAMTLGYGNINASGCVTGKPISQGGIHGRVSATGRGVYHGIDNFIRDEYYMNLIGLEPGLKGKTFVVQGFGNVGLHTCRYLHRFGAKCVGIIEYDGSIKNPDGIDPKALEDYKLEAGTIVGFPGATDTKEDLMQAECDILVPAANERQITSKNAHLIKAKIIAEGANGPTTPAADKILQERKRLVIPDLYINAGGVTVSYFEWLKNLNHVSYGRLTWKYEEDSNYHLLDSVQQSLGDHFGANIPITPTANFKNQIKGASEKDIVHSGLAFTMERSANRIMQTGQEYNLGLDMRAAGYVVALEKIFNTYSEAGLTFT